One region of Salinibacterium sp. TMP30 genomic DNA includes:
- a CDS encoding Trp biosynthesis-associated membrane protein encodes MIFKRSRLIVLAGLVLLGATVMLSWTQTWFTIVVNDGTAVDVLGSDAVGSLAALALAVFALVAALSLSSVIVRRVLGVVAAGVGGAVILVTQSALEDPLRASSSLITEATGISGAQSLRGLVDVVSVSGWPVPAIVGGGLIVVIGLFATFSAHRWPVATKKYDRATTVVADDPASQWDAQSRGIDPTAD; translated from the coding sequence ATGATTTTTAAGCGTTCACGGCTTATTGTGCTGGCTGGCCTTGTGCTCCTCGGTGCAACAGTGATGCTGTCATGGACGCAGACGTGGTTCACGATCGTCGTCAACGACGGCACCGCCGTTGACGTTCTCGGCAGCGATGCTGTCGGGTCGCTTGCGGCCCTTGCGCTAGCTGTGTTTGCACTGGTCGCTGCGCTCAGTTTGTCCTCGGTAATAGTGCGCAGAGTTCTTGGCGTTGTCGCTGCGGGCGTCGGCGGCGCGGTCATTCTTGTCACCCAGTCGGCGTTGGAAGACCCGCTGCGAGCATCCAGCTCGCTGATTACCGAGGCCACAGGAATCAGTGGCGCGCAGTCACTTCGTGGGCTGGTTGACGTTGTCAGCGTCAGCGGGTGGCCTGTACCCGCGATCGTTGGCGGTGGACTGATCGTTGTCATCGGGCTGTTTGCGACATTTTCGGCCCATCGTTGGCCAGTTGCGACCAAGAAGTATGATCGCGCGACGACGGTAGTAGCCGACGATCCCGCCTCGCAATGGGATGCTCAGAGCAGAGGAATCGATCCAACCGCCGACTGA
- the hisG gene encoding ATP phosphoribosyltransferase — protein MLRVAVPNKGSLSDTASEMLYEAGYAGRRDPRALNVRDERNDVEFFYLRPRDIATYVGSGALDVGITGRDLLLDSQSPAVEISSLDFGGSTFRFAGTPGRFTELADLNGVRVATSYAGLVGAFLERNGVKATLVSLDGAVESAIRLGVADAVADVVSTGSTLRAQGLEIFGPVILDSTAVLISSGTAARDGVATLQRRLQGVLVARQFVLIDYDIPVRLLEAATKVTPGIESPTVSPLQDPEWVAVRSMVRRTDTNHVMDELYAVGARAILVSTIHAARI, from the coding sequence ATGTTAAGAGTTGCAGTGCCCAATAAGGGTTCACTGAGCGATACCGCCTCTGAAATGCTCTATGAGGCCGGCTATGCTGGTCGGCGGGATCCCCGCGCACTGAACGTGCGTGATGAACGCAATGATGTTGAATTCTTCTACCTTCGTCCCCGAGACATCGCTACCTACGTTGGCTCGGGCGCGCTTGATGTCGGGATCACCGGTCGGGATTTGCTCCTCGATTCCCAATCGCCCGCGGTGGAGATTTCGAGCCTCGATTTTGGGGGATCGACCTTTCGCTTTGCGGGCACCCCGGGGCGCTTCACCGAACTCGCTGACCTCAACGGTGTGCGGGTGGCAACGAGCTATGCAGGACTAGTTGGCGCGTTTCTCGAGCGCAACGGCGTAAAGGCCACGCTCGTCAGCCTGGATGGTGCGGTTGAGTCCGCGATCCGACTCGGCGTTGCGGATGCCGTGGCCGACGTGGTGTCGACAGGGTCAACTCTCCGCGCACAGGGCCTCGAAATTTTCGGCCCTGTCATCCTCGATTCCACGGCCGTACTCATTAGCTCGGGCACCGCAGCCCGAGACGGCGTCGCCACCCTTCAGCGCCGGCTGCAGGGTGTTCTTGTTGCTCGCCAGTTTGTGTTGATCGACTACGACATCCCAGTTCGCCTCCTTGAGGCAGCAACGAAAGTGACTCCCGGAATCGAAAGCCCGACTGTTTCGCCACTGCAAGATCCGGAGTGGGTCGCCGTGCGATCGATGGTTCGTCGCACCGACACCAACCACGTCATGGACGAGCTCTACGCCGTTGGCGCACGTGCAATTCTCGTCAGCACAATTCACGCAGCGAGAATCTAG
- the hisI gene encoding phosphoribosyl-AMP cyclohydrolase: MSDELTLATISDVLERAQFASDGLLPAIIQQWDTKEVLMLGYMNAEALTRTLTEGRVTFYSRSRQELWRKGDTSGHRQYVRTAALDCDRDALLVGVEQVGPACHTGAHSCFEVDPLVPLQGFSHE, translated from the coding sequence ATGAGCGACGAACTCACCCTTGCAACGATTAGCGATGTTCTTGAGCGGGCACAGTTTGCGTCGGATGGTTTGCTTCCGGCGATCATTCAGCAGTGGGACACCAAGGAGGTGCTCATGTTGGGCTACATGAACGCTGAAGCACTCACCAGAACGCTGACGGAAGGCCGAGTTACCTTCTACAGCCGGAGCCGCCAAGAACTGTGGCGCAAGGGCGACACCAGTGGGCACCGCCAGTATGTGCGAACGGCCGCTTTGGACTGCGATCGCGATGCTCTACTCGTGGGCGTCGAACAGGTTGGGCCAGCGTGCCATACGGGTGCTCACTCCTGCTTCGAGGTTGACCCGCTCGTTCCGCTTCAGGGGTTCTCCCATGAATAG
- a CDS encoding primosomal protein N', protein MTEASIARVLIDSPLPQLDRLFDYAIPEKLRGEARAGVRVKAPLKTLGRLVEGWIVELTDTVGFAGKLSELDSVISPFPVLAPEIWTLARTAADRAAGNAADVLRLGIPKRHARAEKSLPGTTSTSPVHLGSPLTVSYFDAGSVTTLLAENRRAAMSAPTGVVEVSPGKWVGRWAVTMAELASQTLARGSTAILATPDFRDQEQLEAAVAALIPEDRTLRLDARQSVQRRYGNFLRTHDGTAYVIIGNRSAVYAPATQLGLIAVWDDGDSLYSENLSPYIHTRDAALLRQEQQKCALVFMSHSRSTEVQRLVEVGWLAAMSPGGIRPPKVIPSANQVSQDRLAAIARIPSSAWKAARAGLDEGPVLVQVSRPGYAPRLACADCAHTARCTTCAGPLAQRSASSTPSCVWCGALAVKWQCRECDGTRLRMVGSGSARTADELGRAFPGYRVIVADGDHQVTTVSSEPSLVIATRGAEPVAAGGYRAVLLLDGAGMLTRESLRVSEDCLRWWSNAIALAADGAPAVIVGVGGSLATALVTWRQEDFASTELADRRELRFPPAIRVATLTGKVALITDALQRLPVEPLDVLGPVDLPDGVVRTIIRFDYKAGAAVAEQLKALVVAATTVSRSNRKPGMPRASQPAPGLRVHLDDLEPFVDL, encoded by the coding sequence ATGACGGAAGCATCCATCGCACGGGTGCTCATTGACTCACCGCTGCCGCAACTCGACAGGCTTTTCGACTACGCCATTCCTGAAAAGCTTCGTGGTGAAGCGCGGGCCGGCGTGCGGGTCAAAGCTCCGCTGAAGACTCTCGGCCGCCTAGTCGAGGGATGGATCGTCGAACTTACCGACACGGTGGGCTTCGCAGGCAAGCTGAGCGAGCTCGATTCGGTTATCTCTCCTTTCCCTGTGCTCGCTCCAGAAATCTGGACGCTTGCTCGCACTGCGGCAGATCGCGCCGCGGGCAATGCCGCGGATGTGTTGCGTCTCGGAATCCCCAAGAGACACGCTCGGGCCGAGAAGTCTCTTCCCGGCACCACGTCGACGTCACCGGTGCATCTAGGTTCACCGCTAACGGTCAGCTATTTCGATGCGGGCTCCGTCACCACCCTTCTCGCGGAGAACAGGCGGGCGGCAATGTCCGCTCCGACTGGAGTTGTTGAAGTCTCGCCGGGCAAATGGGTCGGTCGATGGGCGGTAACCATGGCTGAGTTAGCTTCCCAGACCCTTGCTCGCGGATCGACAGCAATTCTTGCCACGCCCGACTTTCGGGATCAGGAACAACTCGAAGCCGCAGTAGCCGCGCTCATCCCGGAGGATCGAACTCTTCGTCTCGATGCACGCCAGAGCGTCCAGCGTCGCTATGGAAACTTCTTGCGAACGCACGATGGCACTGCATACGTAATCATCGGCAACAGGTCGGCCGTCTACGCCCCAGCGACGCAGTTGGGCCTCATCGCGGTCTGGGACGACGGCGATTCGCTGTATAGCGAGAACCTCTCGCCATACATCCACACGCGAGACGCTGCATTGCTCCGCCAAGAGCAACAGAAGTGCGCGCTCGTATTCATGAGCCATTCACGCAGCACAGAAGTGCAGCGTCTTGTTGAGGTCGGATGGCTTGCCGCTATGAGTCCGGGAGGGATTCGTCCGCCGAAGGTCATACCGTCCGCCAATCAGGTCAGCCAGGATCGGCTTGCCGCAATTGCCCGCATCCCGTCGTCAGCCTGGAAGGCAGCGCGAGCAGGTCTCGATGAAGGCCCAGTTCTCGTACAGGTATCGCGTCCCGGTTATGCGCCACGACTTGCGTGTGCCGATTGTGCGCATACGGCGCGCTGTACAACCTGTGCCGGACCGCTTGCGCAACGCTCCGCATCCTCGACACCGAGCTGTGTTTGGTGTGGAGCCTTGGCGGTGAAGTGGCAGTGTCGTGAATGTGACGGCACTCGTCTTCGGATGGTCGGTTCGGGCAGCGCCCGCACTGCCGATGAACTGGGTCGCGCTTTCCCGGGATATCGCGTAATCGTCGCCGACGGAGATCATCAGGTCACTACAGTCTCATCGGAGCCGTCCCTCGTGATTGCAACACGGGGTGCGGAACCTGTCGCAGCGGGTGGCTATCGTGCGGTGCTTCTGCTTGACGGTGCGGGCATGCTGACCCGTGAAAGTTTGCGTGTGTCTGAGGATTGTCTCCGCTGGTGGTCGAATGCGATTGCGTTGGCGGCTGACGGTGCGCCAGCGGTGATCGTTGGTGTGGGCGGATCTCTTGCGACGGCGCTCGTCACATGGCGTCAGGAAGATTTTGCCAGCACTGAGCTTGCCGACCGCCGAGAGCTGCGGTTTCCGCCGGCAATCCGTGTCGCCACGCTCACCGGCAAGGTCGCACTTATCACGGATGCGCTTCAGCGGTTGCCAGTTGAGCCGCTGGATGTATTGGGCCCCGTAGATCTTCCCGATGGTGTCGTTCGAACGATAATCCGGTTCGACTACAAAGCTGGTGCGGCAGTCGCAGAACAGCTCAAGGCACTGGTCGTTGCAGCGACGACGGTGTCGCGGAGCAACCGCAAACCCGGAATGCCGAGAGCCAGTCAGCCGGCGCCGGGCTTGCGTGTTCACCTTGACGATCTTGAGCCCTTTGTCGATCTGTAG
- the hisF gene encoding imidazole glycerol phosphate synthase subunit HisF, which produces MAVAVRVIPCLDVADGRVVKGVNFKDLRDAGDPVGLARMYYEQGADEITFLDVTATVEDRATMYDVVRSAAEQIFIPLTVGGGVREPDDVSKLLAHGADKVGVNSAALARPQLIDDIAQRFGAQVLVLSLDIKRRGDGWIVTTHGGRTETDRDALEWAKEAMERGAGELLVNSIDADGTKQGFDLELVSAISEFATVPIIASGGAGAVEHFAPAIAAGADAVLAASVFHSRQLTVGEVKESLRSHGLVTR; this is translated from the coding sequence GTGGCTGTCGCTGTTCGGGTCATTCCGTGCCTCGACGTCGCTGACGGTCGCGTCGTCAAGGGCGTCAACTTCAAGGATCTTCGTGATGCGGGCGACCCCGTTGGATTAGCTCGTATGTACTACGAGCAGGGTGCCGATGAAATTACCTTCCTTGACGTCACCGCGACCGTCGAGGATCGCGCAACGATGTACGACGTCGTGCGCTCGGCCGCAGAACAGATCTTTATCCCCTTGACGGTTGGCGGCGGAGTCCGCGAACCCGACGACGTCTCTAAGCTGCTCGCCCACGGCGCGGATAAAGTTGGGGTCAACAGCGCGGCACTCGCACGACCGCAACTCATCGACGACATTGCTCAACGGTTTGGTGCTCAAGTTCTGGTACTGAGCCTCGATATCAAGCGGCGCGGCGATGGCTGGATCGTCACTACCCACGGCGGTCGCACAGAAACCGACCGCGATGCGCTCGAATGGGCGAAAGAAGCGATGGAACGCGGCGCAGGGGAACTTCTCGTCAACTCGATTGATGCAGACGGAACCAAGCAGGGTTTCGACCTCGAACTAGTCTCGGCGATCAGCGAGTTTGCCACCGTGCCTATCATCGCCAGTGGCGGCGCAGGTGCGGTTGAGCATTTTGCGCCAGCAATCGCGGCCGGCGCGGATGCCGTGCTCGCCGCCTCCGTATTCCACAGCCGTCAACTGACAGTTGGCGAAGTCAAAGAGTCCCTTCGAAGTCATGGATTGGTTACGCGATGA
- a CDS encoding FKBP-type peptidyl-prolyl cis-trans isomerase, translating into MSDSGKTKPEVEFYEGPAPTELVIIDIEEGTGAEASAGATVDVHYLGVDFESGEEFDSSWSRGQSINFPLTSLISGWQEGIPGMKVGGRRQLICPPHLAYGPAGGGHQLSGRTLTFVIDLLGTN; encoded by the coding sequence ATGAGCGATTCAGGAAAAACAAAGCCAGAGGTCGAGTTCTACGAGGGCCCAGCGCCCACTGAACTCGTCATTATCGATATTGAAGAAGGAACCGGAGCGGAAGCATCCGCCGGCGCAACCGTTGACGTTCACTATTTGGGCGTGGATTTCGAGTCGGGCGAAGAGTTCGACTCCTCCTGGAGCCGGGGGCAGTCCATCAACTTCCCCCTCACCTCGCTCATCAGCGGGTGGCAAGAAGGCATCCCGGGCATGAAGGTTGGCGGACGTCGTCAACTCATTTGCCCGCCTCACCTGGCCTACGGACCGGCAGGCGGAGGGCACCAGTTGTCTGGTCGCACCTTGACCTTCGTGATCGATCTTCTCGGTACGAACTAG
- the fmt gene encoding methionyl-tRNA formyltransferase, whose amino-acid sequence MRLLFAGSPEVALPSLDALLESHHDVVGVLTRTDSAQGRRRVMTPTPVAARAEQAGREIIRANRVDDAASEAIDALSVDLGVIVAYGGLVPKRVLAIPRLGWINLHFSLLPRWRGAAPVQRSIMAGDMVTGATVFQLVEELDAGDIFATMTAPIGAQQTAGALLKQLSFSGAGLLSGVVDSLAEGSARAVPQSGEVTLAPKLSLDDGNIDWSQPALEVHNQIRGVTPEPGASTQVAGKRLKVLEAAIARETPALPVGRIDFVSKKVFVGTATEPIELLRVHPEGRNAMDAAAWWRGLNSESEVVAS is encoded by the coding sequence TTGCGACTTCTCTTTGCCGGTAGCCCCGAGGTAGCTCTTCCCAGTCTCGACGCACTGCTGGAGAGTCATCACGACGTCGTCGGAGTGCTCACGCGCACCGATTCTGCTCAGGGTCGCCGCCGAGTGATGACTCCCACTCCCGTTGCCGCGCGAGCTGAGCAAGCCGGTCGTGAAATCATTCGGGCAAACCGTGTCGATGACGCGGCTAGTGAGGCGATCGATGCTCTCTCTGTTGATCTTGGAGTGATCGTCGCGTACGGCGGGCTAGTCCCGAAACGCGTGCTCGCCATCCCGCGCCTGGGCTGGATAAACCTCCACTTTTCCCTGCTGCCACGGTGGCGCGGAGCAGCACCAGTTCAACGATCCATCATGGCCGGGGACATGGTCACTGGCGCTACTGTTTTTCAACTCGTGGAAGAGCTCGATGCGGGCGACATTTTCGCCACAATGACGGCGCCGATCGGGGCTCAGCAGACGGCAGGAGCGCTACTGAAGCAACTCTCCTTCTCTGGCGCAGGCCTGCTTTCAGGGGTGGTCGATTCGTTGGCCGAGGGAAGCGCGCGGGCCGTGCCGCAGTCGGGAGAAGTCACCCTTGCGCCAAAACTATCCCTCGATGACGGTAATATCGACTGGTCTCAGCCGGCGTTAGAGGTACACAATCAGATCCGGGGCGTCACACCTGAGCCCGGTGCATCGACACAGGTCGCTGGCAAGAGACTCAAAGTTCTTGAGGCAGCGATTGCGCGCGAAACACCTGCCCTCCCTGTCGGGCGTATCGACTTCGTCAGCAAAAAGGTCTTTGTCGGCACCGCAACAGAACCAATCGAGCTTCTTCGGGTGCACCCTGAAGGGCGGAATGCAATGGATGCCGCAGCCTGGTGGCGCGGCCTGAATTCAGAATCAGAGGTGGTGGCTTCGTGA
- a CDS encoding transcription antitermination factor NusB encodes MSYAQSARRVALDVIMAVRESDAYANLLLPVHLERAKLSTADAGLATELTYGTLRMQGYYDAVIEQAAGRAVSKIDPPVLDVLRLATHQLLSMRVPSHAAVDESVRLAKTIGSRSAVGFVNAVLRAITKHEPEVWRERVIGAAGSGEEALALGYSHPLWVARAFRQVLVAEGREAELESLLAADNVPARVSVAALPGFADATQIDVTRAEYSPIGGTLREGDPGKNAAVASGRARVQDEGSQLAALALSRARPIVAGESWLDMCAGPGGKAALLAAEALIGGAQLTANELIPARAKLVRNALAVFDSPPEVWEKDGVEIGNEHPEEFDRILLDAPCTGLGALRRRPEARWRKQPSDVAQLGALQTALLRSALDALKPGGVVAYVTCSPHAAETKAIVGSVLRKVAGVSKMDTPAVLREIAVHELDMPEASHVQLWPHRHGTDAMFIQLLVKADS; translated from the coding sequence GTGAGCTACGCACAGTCAGCCCGGCGAGTCGCGCTCGATGTCATCATGGCGGTGCGCGAGTCGGATGCCTACGCCAATCTGCTCCTTCCTGTGCATCTTGAGCGCGCGAAACTGTCGACGGCTGATGCTGGCCTAGCGACTGAGCTCACCTATGGAACCCTGCGTATGCAGGGCTACTACGATGCTGTGATTGAGCAGGCGGCCGGACGCGCAGTTTCGAAGATCGATCCTCCAGTGCTTGACGTTTTGCGGCTCGCGACGCATCAATTGTTGTCGATGCGTGTTCCCTCGCATGCCGCTGTCGACGAGTCAGTTCGTTTGGCGAAGACGATCGGCTCACGCTCGGCAGTGGGATTCGTGAACGCTGTTTTGCGCGCAATCACGAAGCATGAACCTGAGGTGTGGCGCGAGCGTGTCATTGGTGCCGCAGGCTCGGGCGAAGAGGCCCTTGCGCTGGGGTATTCGCATCCGCTCTGGGTGGCGCGGGCATTCCGGCAAGTTTTGGTCGCCGAGGGTCGTGAAGCTGAGCTTGAGAGCCTGTTGGCCGCAGACAATGTTCCAGCCCGCGTTTCTGTTGCCGCCCTACCGGGGTTCGCGGATGCCACACAGATCGATGTGACTCGTGCCGAGTATTCGCCGATCGGTGGCACCCTTCGCGAGGGCGATCCCGGCAAGAACGCAGCAGTTGCTTCGGGACGTGCCCGCGTTCAAGATGAGGGCTCGCAGTTGGCGGCGTTGGCGTTGAGCCGAGCTCGTCCGATTGTGGCGGGGGAGTCGTGGCTCGACATGTGCGCTGGGCCCGGAGGTAAAGCTGCGCTTCTTGCTGCCGAAGCGCTCATAGGAGGCGCTCAGCTGACGGCCAATGAACTCATTCCTGCTCGCGCGAAGCTCGTGCGCAATGCTCTCGCTGTGTTTGATTCCCCTCCCGAGGTTTGGGAGAAAGATGGCGTCGAGATCGGCAACGAGCATCCGGAGGAGTTCGATCGAATCCTGCTTGATGCGCCCTGCACAGGCTTGGGAGCACTGCGCCGTCGCCCCGAGGCGCGCTGGCGTAAGCAGCCGAGTGATGTGGCACAGCTTGGTGCACTGCAGACGGCGCTGCTTCGCTCCGCATTGGATGCGCTCAAGCCGGGTGGGGTAGTCGCCTACGTCACGTGCTCTCCACATGCTGCCGAAACTAAGGCGATCGTAGGTTCAGTTCTTCGCAAGGTTGCCGGCGTCTCCAAAATGGACACGCCAGCGGTACTGAGAGAAATCGCCGTGCACGAACTCGACATGCCGGAAGCGAGCCACGTGCAGTTGTGGCCACATCGCCACGGCACCGATGCAATGTTCATTCAGCTGCTCGTGAAGGCTGACTCCTAG
- a CDS encoding phosphoribosyl-ATP diphosphatase, which translates to MKDFDALFAELSRKAIDRPADSGSVALLDAGVHSIGKKIVEEAAEVWMAAEFQSDEETAEEISQLIYHLQVLMVAKGLTPEDVWRHL; encoded by the coding sequence GTGAAAGACTTCGACGCACTTTTTGCAGAACTGAGCCGCAAAGCGATAGACCGCCCGGCAGACTCAGGTTCGGTTGCCCTGCTCGATGCTGGGGTGCACTCGATTGGCAAGAAGATCGTCGAGGAGGCCGCCGAAGTATGGATGGCCGCCGAGTTTCAATCTGACGAAGAAACTGCAGAAGAAATTTCGCAGCTTATTTACCACCTTCAGGTTCTGATGGTCGCCAAGGGGCTAACTCCCGAGGACGTGTGGCGACATCTGTGA
- a CDS encoding DUF6704 family protein, which translates to MSTDTDPGHGNSPAAWTAVVIMLVAFVIGTFAFWFVVPWLVFASAGLVVVGLIVGLVLSKLGYGVGGDKLTAEPHN; encoded by the coding sequence ATGAGTACTGATACTGACCCCGGCCATGGAAATTCTCCGGCAGCATGGACCGCCGTGGTCATCATGTTGGTCGCGTTCGTAATCGGAACCTTCGCCTTCTGGTTCGTTGTGCCGTGGCTAGTATTTGCCTCGGCTGGCCTCGTCGTCGTGGGATTGATTGTCGGTTTGGTGCTGAGCAAGCTTGGCTACGGCGTCGGTGGCGACAAGCTCACCGCCGAGCCCCACAACTAG
- a CDS encoding anthranilate synthase component I, with protein sequence MNSTTDHAEFEQLVSAGNRVIPVIRQVFADGETPVGIYRKLAQAKPGTFLLESAGQGGIWSRFSFVGVASFGVLTHREDSVEWIDYGLSRERVLGDDCPTAPLDALAHLNERWKTPRVAGHPPLTGGLVGFIGWEAVRQLEDLPDAPPADFDVPSQALSFVSDLVVLDHRNGTVLLISTTLNDGNLDAATMWTEAQSRLDVLQAGLARPTEAFLADVDIEIEPLPIARTTPEQYADAIARSKEFIRDGDVFQVVISQRFDHELSASPLDVYRVLRTLNPSPYMYLLSLVDVDGRPYSIVGASPEALVKVSQKRVHMHPIAGSRPRGVDTEHDLELAEELLADTKERAEHLMLVDLARNDLLKVCTPGTVAVTEFMQVERFSHIMHLVSSVEGDLLPAASAVDVFRATFPAGTLSGAPKPRALEIIDELEPAQRGVYGGVVGYFDFAGDADLAIAIRTVTIVDGVARVQAGAGLVADSDPAAEHQEAKNKAAAPLRAVAVANAMRRLTS encoded by the coding sequence ATGAATAGCACCACAGATCACGCGGAGTTCGAGCAACTTGTTTCAGCAGGCAATCGCGTCATTCCGGTCATCCGCCAAGTATTTGCGGACGGTGAGACACCCGTCGGCATTTATCGCAAGCTCGCTCAAGCCAAGCCAGGAACATTTCTTCTCGAGTCGGCAGGGCAGGGCGGCATCTGGTCGCGTTTCTCGTTTGTGGGAGTCGCCAGCTTTGGCGTGCTCACACACCGCGAAGACAGCGTTGAGTGGATCGACTACGGACTATCGCGAGAGAGAGTGCTCGGCGACGACTGCCCAACGGCACCGCTAGACGCGCTTGCGCACCTCAACGAACGGTGGAAGACCCCGAGGGTTGCTGGTCATCCGCCTCTCACCGGAGGGCTCGTCGGCTTTATCGGCTGGGAGGCAGTCCGTCAGCTGGAGGACTTGCCGGATGCTCCGCCTGCTGACTTTGACGTTCCGAGTCAGGCACTGAGTTTCGTCTCCGATCTCGTGGTTCTCGATCATCGCAATGGCACGGTGTTGCTTATTTCGACTACGCTCAATGACGGAAATCTCGACGCCGCCACGATGTGGACAGAGGCACAGTCGCGACTGGATGTGCTGCAGGCGGGGCTGGCCCGACCAACCGAGGCCTTTTTGGCTGACGTCGATATTGAGATCGAACCATTACCAATCGCGCGCACTACGCCAGAGCAATACGCGGATGCCATCGCGCGCTCTAAGGAGTTCATCCGTGATGGCGATGTCTTCCAGGTTGTAATTTCGCAGCGTTTCGATCACGAACTCAGCGCGAGCCCACTCGACGTCTATCGCGTACTCCGAACGCTCAACCCCTCGCCGTACATGTATCTGCTGTCGCTTGTCGACGTCGATGGTCGCCCGTATTCGATTGTCGGGGCAAGCCCCGAGGCGCTCGTTAAGGTTTCGCAGAAACGTGTGCACATGCATCCGATTGCCGGATCGCGCCCCCGTGGCGTCGATACCGAGCACGATCTCGAACTGGCCGAAGAGCTGCTCGCCGACACTAAAGAGCGTGCAGAACACCTTATGCTCGTCGATTTAGCTCGTAACGATCTCCTTAAGGTCTGCACACCAGGAACGGTTGCTGTGACTGAGTTCATGCAGGTGGAGAGGTTCAGCCATATCATGCACCTGGTGTCGTCAGTAGAGGGCGATCTCTTGCCTGCTGCATCAGCTGTGGATGTGTTCCGTGCGACCTTCCCGGCAGGGACTCTCTCCGGGGCGCCCAAGCCTCGTGCTCTCGAGATTATCGATGAACTCGAACCTGCTCAGCGCGGTGTTTACGGGGGAGTTGTTGGTTACTTCGACTTCGCCGGCGATGCTGACTTAGCAATCGCGATCCGCACTGTCACCATCGTGGATGGAGTGGCGCGCGTGCAGGCGGGCGCTGGACTAGTAGCCGATTCCGACCCCGCAGCGGAGCACCAAGAGGCTAAGAACAAAGCTGCCGCTCCGCTCCGCGCGGTTGCGGTAGCGAACGCGATGCGGCGGCTGACGTCATGA
- the rpe gene encoding ribulose-phosphate 3-epimerase yields MSVRISPSILAADFVNLERDISRISNADLVHVDIMDNHFVPNLTFGLQMTERIQQVSPIPLDVHLMIDNPERWAPQYADLGAFAVTFHAEAATDAVALARTLRSQGTRAGIAVKPGTAIEPYLELLEEFDQVLVMTVEPGFGGQSFMEETMPKLRQLRELVDKRGLDVWLEVDGGVDDRTIEIAAAAGADTFVAGSSVYRGADPSLRVTDLRERASAHRH; encoded by the coding sequence ATGTCTGTACGCATTAGCCCCAGTATTCTCGCTGCCGATTTCGTGAATCTCGAACGTGATATTTCGCGGATCTCGAACGCTGATCTCGTGCATGTCGATATCATGGACAACCACTTCGTTCCCAACCTCACGTTCGGGTTGCAGATGACGGAACGCATTCAGCAGGTCTCTCCGATTCCCCTTGATGTGCACCTCATGATCGACAATCCGGAACGCTGGGCTCCGCAATACGCCGACTTGGGTGCGTTCGCGGTCACTTTTCATGCCGAAGCAGCGACAGATGCTGTTGCGCTGGCCCGCACACTGCGGTCACAGGGCACTCGCGCAGGTATCGCGGTGAAGCCAGGCACGGCAATCGAGCCGTATCTTGAACTGCTGGAAGAGTTTGATCAGGTGCTGGTCATGACCGTCGAGCCCGGGTTCGGCGGCCAGAGTTTCATGGAAGAAACGATGCCGAAGCTTCGCCAACTCCGCGAGCTAGTCGACAAACGAGGGCTAGATGTGTGGCTCGAGGTCGATGGGGGTGTTGACGATCGTACGATCGAGATCGCAGCGGCGGCCGGCGCCGACACATTTGTCGCGGGTTCGTCCGTCTACCGTGGAGCTGATCCTTCTCTTCGAGTCACCGATTTGCGCGAACGCGCGAGCGCTCACCGTCATTAG